A single genomic interval of Meles meles chromosome 9, mMelMel3.1 paternal haplotype, whole genome shotgun sequence harbors:
- the LOC123950464 gene encoding serine protease 40-like, with product MQHTEETGDNAASHNRSHEPSDYRILLGYHQLQHPTEHSQQMTVYRLIVHNEFNKHYFMGSDIALLQLHLSVNFTSHILPACLPGPTTKLPLHSSCWITGWGMITEDDFLAAPFQLQEGEVGIIDSEVCKMYFQSPDSSSSKYSIHGDMFCAGDLMTGKSICQGDSGGPLVCKLNSSTWFLMGLSSWSQACHYPISPSVFTRITYFSNWISEKQSTSPNPHPSFAPPQEKPPILSDFSSLGTVHKPTTYITLVSSQTFLLLLISLRTL from the exons ATGCAGCACACAGAGGAGACAGGTGATAATGCAGCTTCTCACAACAGGTCCCATGAACCATCTGACTACCGGATCCTGCTCGGGTACCATCAGCTCCAGCATCCCACTGAGCATAGCCAGCAGATGACTGTGTATCGACTCATTGTTCACAATGAATTTAACAAACACTACTTCATGGGCAGTGACATCGCCCTGTTGCAACTGCACCTGTCTGTGAACTTTACATCCCAcattctccctgcctgcctcccagggccAACCACGAAGCTACCCCTTCACAGCAGCTGCTGGATAACAGGCTGGGGGATGATCACTGAGGATG ATTTCCTGGCTGCACCATTTCAGCTGCAAGAAGGAGAAGTTGGCATTATTGACAGTGAGGTCTGTAAAATGTATTTCCAATCGCCAGACTCCAGCAGCAGCAAATATTCTATACACGGGGATATGTTTTGTGCTGGGGACCTCATGACAGGAAAGTCCATCTGCCAA GGAGATTCTGGGGGCCCCCTGGTCTGCAAGCTGAACAGTAGTACTTGGTTTCTGATGGGACTGTCTAGCTGGAGTCAGGCCTGCCACTACCCCATAAGTCCCAGCGTCTTCACCAGGATCACCTACTTCTCCAACTGGATCAGTGAGAAGCAGAGCACCTCGCCTAATCCCCATCCTTCATTTGCTCCTCCTCAGGAAAAACCTCCTATTTTGAGTGACTTCAGTTCTCTGGGCACGGTCCACAAGCCCACCACCTACATAACCCTTGTGTCTTCACAGACCTTCCTTCTGCTGCTGATTTCCCTAAGGACACTGTGA